The Elusimicrobiota bacterium genome includes a region encoding these proteins:
- a CDS encoding dITP/XTP pyrophosphatase, which yields MITLVLATHNSHKVREIQQILKKAHLKVKILTLEAFPKFPPVVENLETIRGNAAKKAREVAKRTGHWALADDTGLFIKALQGRPGVYSARFAGPNCTFADNNRKVLRLMKNVPPKNRQASFRCVAALASPKGKVVSVEGRIDGLISEKPKGSSGFGYDPIFLVPHLKKTFAELSPNIKNRISHRANAFTQVPDLLHKLLKASR from the coding sequence ATGATCACCCTCGTCCTCGCCACCCACAATTCACATAAGGTTCGTGAGATTCAGCAAATCCTTAAAAAAGCCCATCTGAAGGTGAAAATTCTGACGTTGGAGGCTTTTCCCAAGTTTCCTCCCGTGGTAGAAAACCTCGAAACCATTCGCGGCAATGCCGCCAAAAAGGCCAGGGAAGTGGCGAAGAGAACAGGTCATTGGGCCTTGGCCGATGACACGGGCCTGTTTATAAAAGCCCTCCAAGGCCGTCCCGGAGTTTATTCGGCGCGGTTTGCCGGTCCGAATTGCACGTTCGCAGACAACAACAGAAAAGTTTTGCGTTTGATGAAAAATGTTCCCCCCAAAAATAGGCAGGCTTCCTTTCGTTGCGTGGCCGCTCTGGCTTCACCCAAGGGAAAAGTGGTTTCAGTTGAAGGGCGAATAGACGGTCTTATTTCAGAAAAACCCAAAGGGTCTTCTGGTTTTGGTTACGATCCCATTTTTCTCGTTCCCCACCTAAAAAAAACCTTCGCTGAACTAAGTCCCAACATCAAAAACCGGATCAGTCACCGCGCCAACGCTTTCACTCAAGTTCCTGACCTATTGCATAAGCTCCTCAAAGCTTCCAGGTGA
- the rph gene encoding Ribonuclease PH, with product MLMSRVKLRNFRLQKSFLSHAEGSCLVTMGKTQVLCVASVEDAVPKHAEEKGTGWITAEYAMLPRAGESRSPRSKVNSGGRVQEISRLVGRSLRSAVDLSLLGPRTLTIDCDVIRADGGTRTASINGGFVALVQALMHLRHRGLLPQWPLKNFVGAVSVGLYKGKPVLDLAYEEDKDADSDMNVVMTGRGQFIEVQGTAEGSPFSKRELDTLLNLAQRGIRSIHLAQKKVLGPLPVPSKK from the coding sequence ATGTTGATGTCGCGTGTGAAGCTTCGCAATTTTCGATTACAAAAATCTTTTCTCAGCCATGCGGAAGGATCTTGCCTGGTGACGATGGGCAAAACCCAAGTTCTTTGCGTTGCCTCGGTCGAAGACGCCGTTCCGAAGCACGCCGAAGAGAAAGGGACCGGCTGGATCACGGCCGAGTATGCCATGCTTCCGCGGGCCGGAGAGAGTCGAAGCCCTCGGAGCAAAGTGAACAGTGGCGGGCGCGTTCAGGAGATTTCCCGGTTGGTGGGGCGTTCTCTCCGATCGGCGGTTGATTTATCCCTGCTGGGTCCCCGAACCCTCACGATTGACTGCGACGTCATTCGCGCCGATGGTGGAACGCGCACGGCTTCAATCAATGGCGGGTTTGTGGCCTTGGTTCAAGCGTTGATGCACTTGCGTCACCGAGGACTTTTGCCCCAATGGCCATTAAAAAATTTTGTTGGAGCGGTATCGGTGGGGCTGTACAAAGGCAAACCCGTGTTGGATTTGGCCTATGAAGAGGACAAAGATGCTGATTCGGATATGAATGTCGTGATGACAGGGCGAGGACAATTCATAGAGGTTCAGGGAACAGCCGAAGGTTCCCCTTTTTCAAAACGGGAGCTGGATACCTTGTTGAATCTTGCTCAAAGAGGGATTCGTTCCATTCATTTGGCTCAAAAGAAAGTTTTGGGTCCTCTCCCTGTTCCCTCGAAAAAATGA
- the glnB_1 gene encoding Nitrogen regulatory protein P-II produces the protein MKKIEAVIRPDSLDSVLAALEQKGYPGIMVTEIEGHGKQKGVSQQWRGQEYKVDLLPKVKLEVVVSDKEVEEIVATISKVTKTGQIGDGKIFITNLAEAVRIRTGERGDSALN, from the coding sequence ATGAAAAAAATTGAAGCCGTTATTCGACCCGATAGTTTAGATTCTGTATTGGCGGCCTTGGAACAAAAGGGGTATCCCGGCATCATGGTCACGGAAATTGAAGGCCATGGAAAGCAAAAGGGGGTCAGCCAGCAATGGCGCGGCCAAGAATACAAAGTGGACTTGTTGCCAAAAGTGAAACTTGAAGTGGTGGTCAGTGATAAAGAAGTCGAAGAGATTGTTGCGACCATCAGTAAGGTGACCAAAACAGGTCAAATTGGAGATGGGAAGATATTCATCACCAATCTGGCTGAAGCGGTCCGCATACGGACCGGTGAACGGGGCGACAGCGCTCTGAATTAA
- the amtB gene encoding Ammonia channel, with protein MDAVKKIKGDVMRHLKKRLTLFFVLTTLSLGVMGLVRAEEVTTVVAATPDMAAQIAELQTKAMDSKVAMDTIWVLVTGMLVFFMNLGFAMVESGFARAKNCVNILSKNFIVFAASSIAFWIIGWGLMFGDGNGFMGLNGLFFLGGADNSPASGDAYQGVYSAISWATVPFLAKFFFQLVFAGTAATIVSGAVAERIRYGSFIIFSFVLVGLLYPITGHWIWGGGWLAKAGFWDFAGSTAVHSVGGWAALAGVIVLGPRFGKYGKDGKVNPIPGHNLTSGTVGALILWLGWFGFNPGSTMAAVAGDIARICVTTNTAAAAALLTSTLTSWVFLKKPDLGMSINGCLAGLVAVTAPCAFISVGSSFVIGAIAGVIVVFAVIMFDKLKLDDPVGALSVHLVCGVFGTICVGLFAQDVFLPNTTGNGLFYGGGTKLLMTQLTGVGSVAAFTFIGAFITFYVIKMVYGLRVSLQEEIEGLDIGEHGQLAYPEFVSRKATHQAIPIMMEGVSK; from the coding sequence ATGGATGCCGTCAAAAAAATTAAGGGGGATGTTATGAGACATCTGAAAAAAAGACTGACCCTCTTCTTTGTGTTGACGACCTTGAGCCTTGGAGTCATGGGTCTTGTCCGCGCTGAAGAGGTAACTACCGTGGTGGCTGCCACGCCTGATATGGCCGCTCAAATTGCGGAGCTTCAAACAAAAGCGATGGATAGCAAAGTGGCCATGGACACCATCTGGGTCCTGGTGACTGGAATGTTGGTGTTTTTTATGAACTTGGGGTTTGCCATGGTGGAATCCGGGTTTGCGAGAGCCAAGAACTGCGTGAATATTCTTTCGAAGAATTTCATCGTGTTCGCCGCCTCTTCGATTGCCTTTTGGATCATTGGGTGGGGGTTGATGTTCGGTGATGGCAATGGGTTTATGGGTCTTAATGGGCTCTTTTTCCTTGGCGGTGCCGACAACAGTCCCGCTTCTGGTGATGCTTATCAAGGTGTTTACAGTGCCATTTCTTGGGCCACGGTTCCCTTCTTGGCCAAGTTCTTCTTTCAATTGGTGTTTGCTGGAACCGCGGCAACGATTGTTTCAGGAGCGGTGGCTGAACGTATTAGATATGGATCCTTTATCATTTTCTCATTTGTGTTGGTGGGACTTTTGTATCCCATCACGGGCCATTGGATTTGGGGTGGAGGGTGGCTGGCCAAAGCCGGTTTCTGGGATTTTGCCGGTTCCACAGCCGTTCACTCTGTTGGTGGATGGGCCGCATTGGCGGGAGTGATTGTATTGGGACCTCGGTTTGGAAAATATGGGAAAGATGGAAAAGTGAACCCCATCCCTGGGCACAACTTGACATCGGGCACCGTTGGGGCCTTGATTCTGTGGTTGGGTTGGTTTGGTTTTAACCCTGGATCCACCATGGCCGCTGTAGCAGGCGATATTGCTCGCATTTGTGTGACGACCAACACCGCCGCTGCTGCCGCCTTATTGACCTCGACCCTTACCTCTTGGGTATTCCTTAAAAAACCTGATCTTGGAATGTCCATCAATGGTTGTTTGGCCGGTTTGGTTGCGGTCACCGCGCCTTGCGCATTTATCAGTGTGGGCAGTTCTTTTGTGATTGGCGCGATTGCTGGGGTCATTGTCGTGTTTGCCGTTATCATGTTTGATAAATTGAAACTTGATGATCCTGTAGGAGCGCTTTCGGTTCATTTGGTTTGTGGTGTATTTGGAACCATCTGCGTCGGTTTATTCGCGCAGGATGTCTTCTTGCCCAATACAACTGGAAATGGACTCTTCTATGGAGGCGGAACCAAATTGCTCATGACTCAGTTAACCGGAGTGGGTTCCGTGGCCGCTTTCACATTCATTGGTGCTTTCATCACATTTTATGTGATTAAAATGGTGTATGGATTGCGTGTATCGCTTCAGGAAGAAATTGAAGGACTCGATATCGGAGAACATGGACAGTTGGCCTATCCCGAATTCGTGTCAAGAAAAGCCACCCATCAAGCAATTCCTATAATGATGGAAGGAGTATCCAAATGA
- the phoP_2 gene encoding Alkaline phosphatase synthesis transcriptional regulatory protein PhoP gives MDALKSKVLAIDDDESILMLFDTILPKEGFSVVSTPRGGTGITMAHDEKPDLIILDLGLPDIPGMEVCRVMRQDPAIRHIPILMLTAQANVQDKVKGLELGADDYLPKPFEPKELVARIRAILRRTLHENPTEKILERANVRILVDQITVEVDGVQKGRLTRKEFDLLYVLMKKCPQVLSRSYLVETVWGTDYPVTDRTVDATIKRLRQKLGPEGARHVTTIEGFGYKFE, from the coding sequence ATGGACGCACTCAAATCCAAAGTTCTCGCCATAGACGACGATGAATCAATTCTGATGCTCTTTGATACCATCCTCCCCAAAGAAGGGTTCAGCGTGGTTTCAACCCCGCGAGGTGGAACCGGCATCACCATGGCCCATGATGAAAAACCCGATCTCATCATTCTCGACCTGGGCCTCCCCGACATCCCCGGCATGGAAGTGTGCCGAGTCATGAGACAAGACCCCGCCATCCGGCATATCCCCATCTTGATGCTGACCGCGCAAGCCAATGTTCAAGACAAAGTGAAGGGTCTCGAGCTTGGCGCGGATGATTATTTACCCAAACCCTTTGAACCCAAGGAATTGGTGGCGCGAATTCGAGCCATCTTGCGTAGGACGCTGCATGAAAACCCCACCGAAAAAATATTGGAGCGTGCCAATGTGCGCATCTTGGTGGATCAAATCACCGTGGAAGTGGATGGAGTTCAAAAAGGAAGGCTGACGAGGAAAGAGTTTGATTTGTTGTACGTCTTGATGAAGAAATGCCCTCAAGTTCTCAGTCGAAGTTATCTGGTAGAAACGGTATGGGGAACCGATTATCCTGTGACCGATAGAACCGTTGACGCCACCATCAAACGGCTACGCCAAAAACTGGGTCCTGAAGGGGCCCGACATGTCACCACCATCGAAGGATTCGGTTATAAATTCGAATGA
- the resA_2 gene encoding Thiol-disulfide oxidoreductase ResA: protein MIKLFKRFFHSKVETGDQAPDFSLSSHEGKTVRLSDFLGKKCVVLYFYPKDDTYGCIAESCSFRDHYEVFKEKGAEVIGISSDSPESHLRFIQKYKLPFTLLSDQSNQVRRLYGVPSTMGVIPGRVTFVIDKKGTVQHVFNSQFNPKSHVEQALMILRECNPC from the coding sequence ATGATCAAGTTATTCAAAAGATTTTTTCATTCCAAAGTCGAAACCGGCGATCAAGCCCCTGATTTCTCTCTGTCTTCACATGAAGGCAAAACGGTTCGTTTGAGTGATTTTCTTGGAAAAAAATGCGTGGTCCTCTACTTTTATCCCAAAGATGACACCTATGGTTGCATTGCGGAGTCGTGCAGTTTTCGCGATCATTATGAAGTTTTTAAGGAAAAAGGGGCGGAAGTCATTGGGATTAGTTCGGATTCCCCCGAATCCCATCTGCGGTTTATTCAAAAGTACAAACTTCCTTTCACGTTATTGAGTGATCAATCCAATCAGGTGCGGCGTCTTTATGGTGTTCCTTCAACCATGGGAGTAATTCCTGGCCGTGTCACCTTTGTAATTGATAAAAAAGGAACCGTTCAACATGTTTTCAATTCACAGTTCAACCCCAAATCTCACGTTGAGCAGGCGCTCATGATCTTGCGGGAATGTAACCCATGTTAG
- the tadA gene encoding tRNA-specific adenosine deaminase, translating to MQRALAGAASAARKGEVPVGALLVRDGHVIAKGHNLTRTKRDPTAHAEVVVIQEAVKKLKNERFLNTILYVTLEPCAMCAGAIVQARIPQVVFGAKDPKAGACGSVFKILPNRKLNHRPIVVKGVLAEESVGLLRTFFKKRRQLKRAPLHFNS from the coding sequence ATGCAGCGGGCTCTTGCAGGGGCGGCGTCCGCGGCAAGAAAAGGGGAAGTTCCCGTGGGGGCTCTATTGGTGCGTGACGGGCATGTCATCGCCAAGGGTCACAATTTAACCCGAACCAAAAGGGATCCAACCGCGCATGCTGAAGTCGTGGTGATTCAGGAGGCGGTTAAAAAGTTAAAAAATGAGCGATTTCTAAATACGATTCTCTATGTCACCTTGGAGCCCTGCGCCATGTGCGCTGGAGCTATTGTTCAGGCCCGAATCCCTCAGGTGGTTTTTGGGGCCAAAGATCCCAAGGCGGGGGCGTGTGGCTCGGTATTTAAAATATTACCGAACCGGAAACTCAATCATCGTCCTATTGTTGTAAAAGGGGTCTTGGCTGAAGAATCAGTGGGGTTGTTGAGAACGTTTTTTAAGAAAAGACGTCAGTTGAAACGGGCTCCTCTTCACTTTAATTCATAG